One segment of Planctomycetaceae bacterium DNA contains the following:
- a CDS encoding ATP-binding cassette domain-containing protein, whose protein sequence is MICVSNLSKRFATADGPDVLAVDDVSFAVDAGEVFGLLGPNGAGKTTTLRMMLGLMQPTTGDVFVDGVSVATDPDQVKRRVGFVSTSVGVYQWLTAREMLSFVADLYDVPQRICRDRIERLSELLDFRAFIDRRCGVLSTGQKQRINLARALIHDPPVMLLDEPTRGLDIVGSQVIFEYLNHLRGDGKAVIICTHRLGEAERFGDRFGLLHFGGLRHCGTLAQLQAETGQTTLTQMFIDLLQEAPRRTVE, encoded by the coding sequence GTGATTTGCGTCTCGAATTTATCCAAACGGTTCGCCACCGCGGACGGGCCCGATGTGCTGGCGGTCGACGACGTTTCGTTTGCCGTCGACGCCGGTGAAGTGTTTGGCCTGCTGGGGCCAAACGGAGCCGGCAAGACAACGACACTGCGGATGATGCTGGGACTGATGCAGCCAACAACCGGTGACGTGTTCGTCGACGGTGTTTCGGTCGCAACCGATCCCGATCAGGTCAAGCGGCGCGTGGGATTCGTGTCCACAAGTGTCGGCGTGTATCAATGGCTGACGGCTCGGGAAATGCTGTCGTTTGTCGCGGACCTGTACGACGTTCCTCAGCGCATTTGCCGGGACCGCATCGAACGGCTGTCGGAATTGCTGGACTTCCGCGCGTTCATTGATCGCCGCTGCGGTGTTCTGAGCACCGGCCAGAAGCAACGCATCAATCTGGCTCGCGCACTGATTCATGACCCGCCGGTGATGCTGCTGGACGAACCGACTCGCGGGCTGGACATCGTCGGCAGTCAGGTCATCTTCGAATATCTGAATCATCTGCGCGGCGACGGCAAGGCTGTCATCATCTGTACTCACCGACTTGGCGAAGCCGAACGATTCGGTGATCGATTCGGCCTGCTGCATTTCGGAGGACTGCGGCATTGCGGAACGCTCGCGCAACTGCAGGCGGAAACGGGACAGACCACTCTGACTCAGATGTTCATTGATCTGCTGCAAGAAGCGCCGCGGAGGACAGTCGAATGA
- a CDS encoding GNAT family N-acetyltransferase encodes MIVDYQLEPDLTASEFIDVLQRSTLAERRPVGDVKRVARMLANAEVIVTARFEGLLVGVSRAITDFVYCTYLSDLAVDEKFQRRGIGRELIRRTHKAAGLQTNLILLAAPKARTYYPHIGLTPHDSCWMVPAQD; translated from the coding sequence ATGATCGTCGACTATCAACTGGAACCGGACTTGACCGCGTCGGAGTTTATCGATGTTCTGCAACGGTCGACTTTGGCGGAACGTCGTCCGGTCGGCGACGTTAAGCGAGTTGCACGGATGCTGGCGAACGCCGAAGTCATCGTCACCGCCCGCTTCGAAGGATTGCTCGTGGGAGTCTCCCGGGCGATCACCGACTTCGTCTACTGCACCTACCTGTCAGACCTTGCCGTCGACGAAAAGTTTCAGCGGCGCGGCATCGGGCGGGAACTGATCCGTCGCACTCACAAAGCTGCGGGTCTGCAAACGAATCTGATTCTGCTGGCGGCACCAAAGGCCCGGACGTACTACCCACACATCGGGCTGACGCCGCATGATTCCTGCTGGATGGTTCCCGCACAGGACTGA
- a CDS encoding serine/threonine-protein kinase: MKFTFAPEARPLDGYTIKRAIHRGGFGEVYYALSDAGKEVALKLLNNNLEVELRGVSQCLNLKHPNLVTIFDIRQDSDRDHWIVMEYVSGRGLYEALQDHPQGMPLPDVLHWLSGITSGLNFLHDRGIVHRDLKPANVFSDHGTVKIGDVGLSKYISESRRSAQTQSVGTVYYMAPEVARGRYGREVDVYALGVMLYEMLTGRVPFDGQTTAEILMKHLTAEPDLSPLPEKLRPVISAALNKDPDQRIGDVEELQRRFRIAAGTDAASSTAGAKAFVGAAIRDNSHERRFRAHGSPAAAVPTDNTDANPVWAAIRDNWNSLPAPAKWVVGGAVALLVLESGMIRPVAVGGLIGGIAYFGYRIVNYVVPARRKAPAVRKPQQEIPNPVTAVNATAYTAPPRRAPVETSHQSAPSQATRVYTPATIRRLTKQQRLADASSSLSVSLAAATLVTLAVFLTTGLLPQIQHAVYFGTVTMLAAWGLIVPAKMWEGRVGDSVTRRLVQGSIGAGVGFVAGVLSRYLMVHHDPLFLSHNGISKEMAVGRIVVTDGSGFPTVASFMIFFAALFVARRWWWQADSFRKSRFRVSSALFTLLIGAILTAVLPAFPETLGATWALAISAVVQLSAGWTPHEERSLNNPPAMSPERPSTKRSHRPELATTTPSPPVESAVYQ; the protein is encoded by the coding sequence ATGAAGTTCACGTTTGCACCTGAAGCACGACCTCTGGATGGGTACACCATCAAGCGTGCCATCCATCGAGGTGGGTTCGGCGAGGTGTACTACGCATTGAGCGATGCGGGCAAAGAGGTCGCTCTGAAACTTCTGAATAACAACCTTGAAGTCGAGCTGCGCGGAGTCTCGCAGTGTCTGAACCTGAAGCATCCGAATCTGGTCACGATCTTTGACATTCGTCAGGACAGCGACAGGGATCACTGGATCGTGATGGAATACGTCAGCGGTCGCGGTCTGTACGAAGCCCTGCAGGACCATCCTCAGGGAATGCCGCTGCCGGATGTGCTGCACTGGCTGTCCGGAATCACTTCCGGCCTGAACTTTCTGCATGACCGCGGCATTGTTCACCGCGATTTGAAACCGGCGAATGTGTTTTCCGATCACGGAACGGTCAAGATCGGCGACGTCGGGCTGTCGAAGTACATCTCGGAAAGTCGCCGCAGCGCTCAGACGCAAAGCGTCGGGACCGTGTATTACATGGCTCCGGAGGTCGCCCGAGGCCGCTACGGTCGTGAAGTCGACGTGTATGCTCTGGGCGTCATGTTGTACGAAATGCTGACGGGACGCGTGCCGTTCGACGGGCAGACAACGGCCGAAATCCTGATGAAACATCTGACCGCGGAACCGGACCTGTCTCCGCTTCCGGAAAAACTGCGGCCCGTGATCTCGGCGGCTCTGAATAAGGATCCCGATCAGCGCATCGGCGATGTTGAAGAGCTGCAGCGCCGCTTCCGAATTGCTGCCGGTACGGATGCCGCTTCGTCAACCGCGGGAGCAAAGGCGTTCGTCGGCGCGGCGATCCGGGACAATTCGCATGAGCGACGGTTCCGCGCACACGGCTCGCCGGCGGCTGCAGTGCCCACCGACAACACCGACGCGAATCCCGTCTGGGCGGCCATCCGTGACAACTGGAACAGCCTGCCGGCTCCGGCGAAGTGGGTTGTCGGGGGCGCGGTCGCGCTGCTGGTTCTGGAATCCGGAATGATCCGGCCGGTCGCGGTGGGCGGGCTGATCGGCGGTATCGCGTACTTCGGGTATCGAATCGTCAACTATGTCGTCCCGGCACGACGGAAGGCCCCGGCGGTCCGGAAGCCACAGCAGGAAATTCCGAATCCGGTGACCGCTGTGAACGCCACGGCGTACACCGCTCCTCCGCGGCGGGCACCGGTCGAAACGTCGCATCAGTCGGCTCCGAGTCAGGCGACGCGAGTCTATACGCCCGCCACGATTCGCAGACTCACAAAGCAGCAGCGCCTGGCGGACGCATCCTCGTCGCTGTCGGTGTCCCTGGCGGCTGCGACGCTCGTCACACTCGCCGTGTTCCTGACGACCGGACTGCTGCCTCAGATTCAGCACGCGGTGTACTTTGGAACGGTGACGATGCTGGCGGCATGGGGACTGATCGTGCCCGCGAAGATGTGGGAAGGACGCGTCGGTGACTCCGTGACTCGACGTCTGGTGCAGGGTTCCATCGGTGCCGGCGTCGGATTCGTGGCGGGTGTCCTGAGTCGCTACCTGATGGTTCACCACGATCCGCTGTTTCTGTCGCACAACGGCATCTCAAAGGAAATGGCGGTCGGCAGAATTGTCGTGACAGACGGTTCAGGCTTTCCCACAGTTGCCAGCTTCATGATTTTCTTCGCCGCATTGTTTGTCGCTCGCCGCTGGTGGTGGCAGGCGGACAGCTTTCGCAAATCACGGTTTCGCGTCTCCAGTGCGCTGTTCACTCTGCTGATCGGGGCGATCCTGACGGCAGTGCTGCCCGCGTTTCCGGAGACACTGGGGGCGACGTGGGCACTGGCGATTTCCGCCGTTGTGCAGTTGTCCGCAGGCTGGACGCCGCACGAAGAACGGTCCCTGAACAATCCGCCGGCCATGTCGCCGGAACGGCCCTCAACCAAACGCTCCCATCGTCCGGAGCTGGCGACAACAACACCGTCGCCGCCGGTGGAATCCGCAGTCTATCAGTAA
- a CDS encoding GNAT family N-acetyltransferase, whose protein sequence is MCNPIVVHAAPDDASEVALLFDAYLVWYGADSDPDKARLFLTQRLTNNESTLFFAKRNDRPVGFVHLYPLFSSISMEPIWLLNDLFVVEDARGHGIGTLLLHTAAQYASELGAIRLELDAAHTNTQAMALYERLGWKRDDTFQQYVLNLP, encoded by the coding sequence ATGTGCAACCCCATTGTCGTACATGCCGCACCGGACGACGCGTCCGAAGTGGCACTCCTGTTTGACGCGTATCTAGTCTGGTACGGTGCGGATTCAGATCCCGACAAGGCTCGGTTGTTTCTGACGCAGCGGCTGACGAATAACGAATCCACGCTGTTCTTCGCGAAACGGAATGATCGGCCGGTCGGATTCGTGCACCTGTACCCGCTGTTTTCGTCGATCTCGATGGAACCGATCTGGCTGCTGAATGATCTGTTTGTCGTCGAAGATGCTCGCGGACACGGAATCGGAACTCTGCTGTTGCACACGGCCGCTCAGTATGCTTCGGAACTCGGAGCGATTCGCCTGGAACTGGACGCGGCACACACCAACACACAAGCGATGGCACTGTACGAGCGGCTGGGCTGGAAACGCGACGACACGTTCCAGCAGTATGTCCTGAATCTGCCGTGA
- a CDS encoding ABC transporter permease subunit/CPBP intramembrane protease, with protein sequence MNSSDTSAANASPPVPEPPVHDSGDILLARTFRLARKELREILRDRRTIITLVLMPLLVYPLLGVIMRRGLLSGLETPGEVEVHLCVQTEADADIVSRILQRGERLLQASGAPPAPPVNDGSPAAAVSELLGAESQKTVFQYRLSDAPTEESLRYLVSEGYSDLGIQLRPQTDREPFLFDRGGNPVQFHNWELFKRSQSPISERAYEEVTSRLEAVNKRYIDRLLREIGISASKPAEFTTVEVTSQGTGGYSLITFIPLVLVLMTMTGAVYPAIDLTAGERERGTMEILVAAPVSRMTLLGGKFLAVLVVALLTASVNMISMFATLFSLGLEDAVLGDAGWKVIPLIVVMMIVFAAFFSAVLLSLTSVARSFKEAQAYLIPLMLISLTPGVFSLMPNLKMNTLLAVTPLANTVLLGRDLLQGYFNPLMFGMVLISTTVYGLLALSLAARIFGSDAVLYGSGGSWSDMFRRPKVPLQVAPLAVAWTTLAIVCPLFLFVSSLSGRIDGTMTSRLLVNGAVSVAIFVLVPLVLAKLANVSTVTGFAFTKPAAAMMIVAVLLGTSLWVFVYEMNLFIISDARVEVLKELTERMKLDLNAVPLAVKLLGLAIAPALCEEFFFRGFLQNSLRTRLSAAGAIAGSAILFGLFHVVMQDALFFERFFPTMFMGVVLGIVFEQSRSVVPGMLLHVTHNGLLMTISHYENRLKEMGIGTEDRQHLPLTWLVVAAVPIVVAAGIMWRRRASVRSA encoded by the coding sequence ATGAATTCGTCTGATACTTCCGCCGCGAATGCGTCACCACCGGTTCCGGAACCACCCGTCCACGACAGCGGTGACATTCTGCTGGCCAGAACGTTCCGGCTGGCTCGCAAGGAACTGCGCGAGATTCTGCGCGACCGGCGCACGATCATTACTCTGGTCCTGATGCCGCTGCTGGTGTATCCGCTGCTGGGAGTCATCATGCGGCGCGGGCTGCTGAGCGGCCTGGAGACTCCAGGCGAGGTGGAGGTTCACCTCTGCGTGCAAACGGAAGCCGATGCCGACATCGTCAGCCGGATCCTGCAGCGCGGAGAACGTCTGCTGCAGGCAAGCGGGGCGCCACCGGCACCACCCGTGAACGACGGCAGCCCGGCCGCAGCCGTGTCGGAACTGCTCGGCGCGGAATCACAGAAGACCGTTTTTCAATACCGCCTGTCGGACGCTCCCACCGAGGAGTCGCTGCGATACCTGGTGTCCGAAGGCTATTCCGACCTGGGGATTCAACTGCGGCCGCAGACGGATCGCGAACCGTTCCTATTCGATCGCGGCGGCAATCCCGTGCAGTTTCACAACTGGGAACTGTTTAAGCGATCGCAGTCACCGATCAGCGAACGGGCCTATGAGGAAGTCACGTCACGGCTGGAGGCGGTCAACAAGCGATACATCGATCGTCTGCTGCGTGAGATCGGAATCTCCGCGTCGAAGCCGGCGGAGTTCACGACGGTGGAAGTGACAAGTCAGGGAACCGGAGGTTACTCGCTGATTACCTTTATTCCGCTGGTGCTGGTCCTGATGACGATGACCGGAGCCGTCTATCCGGCGATCGATCTGACCGCCGGCGAGCGCGAACGCGGGACGATGGAAATTCTCGTGGCCGCGCCCGTGTCACGAATGACGCTGCTGGGAGGCAAGTTTCTGGCAGTGCTGGTCGTCGCCCTGCTGACAGCGTCCGTGAACATGATCTCCATGTTCGCAACGCTGTTTTCGCTGGGACTGGAAGACGCGGTGCTGGGCGACGCCGGCTGGAAGGTCATCCCGCTGATCGTCGTGATGATGATCGTCTTCGCCGCGTTCTTTTCGGCGGTACTGCTTAGCCTGACCAGTGTGGCACGCAGCTTCAAAGAAGCCCAGGCGTATTTGATTCCGCTGATGCTGATATCGCTGACTCCCGGCGTGTTCAGCCTGATGCCGAACCTGAAGATGAATACGCTGCTGGCCGTCACGCCGCTGGCCAATACCGTGCTGTTGGGACGCGATCTGCTGCAGGGATATTTCAATCCGCTGATGTTCGGGATGGTGCTGATTTCAACAACTGTCTATGGCTTGCTGGCGCTGTCTCTGGCGGCGCGGATATTCGGTTCCGATGCCGTCCTTTACGGAAGCGGCGGATCGTGGTCGGACATGTTTCGACGGCCGAAGGTTCCGCTGCAGGTGGCGCCGCTGGCGGTTGCATGGACGACGCTGGCGATTGTCTGCCCTCTGTTCCTGTTTGTGAGTTCTCTGTCAGGGCGAATCGACGGAACCATGACAAGCCGGCTGCTTGTCAACGGCGCGGTTTCCGTGGCGATCTTTGTCCTTGTGCCGCTGGTGCTGGCAAAACTGGCGAACGTTTCCACAGTGACGGGCTTCGCATTCACAAAGCCTGCCGCGGCCATGATGATCGTCGCGGTGCTGCTGGGAACGTCGCTGTGGGTGTTTGTTTACGAAATGAATCTGTTCATCATCAGCGACGCGCGAGTCGAGGTGCTGAAGGAACTGACCGAACGCATGAAGCTCGATCTGAATGCGGTACCTCTGGCCGTGAAACTGCTGGGGCTGGCCATCGCACCGGCCTTATGTGAGGAATTTTTCTTTCGCGGATTCCTGCAGAATTCGCTGCGAACGCGACTCTCCGCCGCCGGCGCGATCGCCGGCAGCGCGATTCTCTTTGGATTATTTCACGTCGTGATGCAGGACGCTTTGTTCTTTGAACGCTTCTTTCCCACGATGTTCATGGGTGTCGTACTGGGGATTGTCTTCGAACAGTCGCGCAGCGTTGTTCCGGGAATGCTGCTGCATGTGACTCACAATGGCCTGCTGATGACAATCTCCCATTACGAAAACCGCCTGAAGGAAATGGGCATCGGCACCGAGGATCGCCAGCATCTTCCGCTGACATGGTTGGTTGTGGCGGCCGTTCCGATCGTCGTTGCAGCGGGAATCATGTGGCGTCGGCGCGCTTCAGTGCGATCCGCCTGA
- a CDS encoding ROK family protein: METSESENRIFLGIDVGGTNVKAGVVDDSGAVLSLASLPTEAVSGPDHGVDQMVAAAHQAIRSAEISIDRISAVGLATPGTMDIPAGKLLEPPNLPGWENFPVRQRVADRLGRPTILQNDANAAAYGEYWAGSASDAASLVFFTLGTGLGGGIIIDDMIVEGEHSHGSECGHVIIEMDGGRLCPTGQYGTLEAYCSATALMKRFREAVDQGRTSSVVDRLDDVTPLSPLLMSEEAEQGDDLSTELILEMARCLGVGITTICHVIDPTIVLLGGAMTFGRHETKIGRRFLDRVREEFQARAFPVVAAKVKIDYASLGGNAGFIGAAGCARRALNRGTL, translated from the coding sequence ATGGAAACCTCTGAATCCGAAAACCGCATCTTTCTGGGGATTGACGTTGGCGGAACCAACGTGAAGGCCGGCGTTGTTGACGACAGCGGGGCCGTCTTGTCTCTGGCCAGTTTGCCCACGGAGGCTGTCTCCGGACCGGATCACGGCGTCGATCAGATGGTCGCGGCCGCGCATCAGGCCATCCGCTCCGCGGAAATCAGCATCGATCGGATTTCCGCCGTCGGCCTGGCGACGCCCGGGACGATGGACATTCCGGCCGGCAAGTTGCTGGAACCACCGAATCTTCCCGGCTGGGAAAACTTCCCCGTTCGTCAGCGTGTGGCGGACCGACTCGGACGCCCGACGATCCTGCAGAACGATGCCAACGCGGCAGCCTATGGAGAATACTGGGCCGGCTCTGCCAGTGACGCCGCCAGCCTGGTGTTCTTCACACTCGGAACGGGTCTCGGCGGCGGGATCATCATCGATGACATGATCGTTGAAGGAGAACATTCGCACGGTTCCGAATGCGGCCACGTCATCATCGAAATGGACGGTGGCCGCTTGTGTCCGACCGGCCAGTACGGAACTCTGGAAGCCTATTGCAGCGCGACAGCACTGATGAAGCGGTTTCGTGAAGCTGTCGACCAGGGTCGGACGTCTTCCGTCGTGGACCGACTTGACGACGTTACGCCGCTTTCGCCGCTGTTGATGTCGGAGGAGGCCGAACAGGGAGATGACCTGTCGACGGAACTGATCCTGGAAATGGCTCGCTGTCTGGGAGTCGGAATCACAACGATCTGTCACGTCATCGATCCGACGATTGTGCTGCTGGGCGGCGCGATGACATTCGGCCGCCACGAAACGAAAATCGGCCGCCGATTTCTGGATCGAGTTCGCGAGGAATTTCAGGCGCGCGCGTTTCCCGTCGTCGCTGCGAAAGTAAAGATCGACTACGCGTCTCTGGGCGGCAACGCCGGTTTTATCGGGGCCGCCGGCTGTGCGCGCCGTGCGTTGAACCGCGGGACGCTGTAA
- a CDS encoding phosphoenolpyruvate hydrolase family protein, which produces MSMHSRQSILERLRSRIQAGKPIIGGGAGTGLSAKLEEAGGIDLIVIYNSGRFRMAGRGSLAGLMPYGDANAIVMEMAREVLPVVRNTPVLAGVCGTDPFRVMKRFLRDVQAAGFSGVQNFPTVGLIDGTFRANLEETGMGFGLEVDLIRAAAELDLLTTPYCFNPDEAAAMATAGADILIPHMGLTTKGSIGAQTAVTLEEAARRVQEMHDAAKKIRPEILVLCHGGPIAEPADAQFVLDHTEGVVGFYGASSMERLPVEPAMTDRVREFASLRFGKP; this is translated from the coding sequence ATGTCCATGCATTCCCGTCAGTCTATTCTGGAACGTTTGCGCAGCAGGATTCAGGCCGGCAAGCCGATCATCGGCGGAGGAGCGGGCACCGGCCTGAGCGCCAAACTGGAAGAAGCCGGCGGCATTGATCTGATTGTGATTTACAATTCCGGCCGCTTTCGGATGGCGGGCCGCGGCTCGCTGGCCGGTCTGATGCCCTATGGCGACGCCAATGCGATCGTCATGGAAATGGCTCGCGAAGTGCTGCCCGTCGTCCGGAACACGCCGGTGCTGGCCGGTGTCTGCGGGACGGATCCGTTCCGCGTGATGAAACGGTTTCTTCGCGATGTCCAGGCAGCCGGGTTTTCCGGCGTGCAGAATTTTCCCACAGTCGGCCTGATCGACGGAACGTTTCGCGCCAATCTGGAAGAAACCGGGATGGGGTTCGGGCTCGAAGTTGACCTGATTCGCGCCGCTGCGGAACTGGACCTGCTGACGACCCCGTATTGCTTTAATCCCGATGAAGCGGCCGCGATGGCCACAGCCGGTGCCGACATCCTGATTCCTCACATGGGACTGACGACCAAAGGTTCCATCGGCGCTCAGACGGCGGTCACGCTGGAAGAAGCGGCCAGACGCGTGCAGGAAATGCATGACGCCGCGAAGAAGATTCGACCGGAAATTCTGGTGCTGTGCCACGGCGGCCCGATCGCCGAACCCGCGGACGCTCAATTCGTTCTGGATCATACGGAAGGCGTTGTCGGGTTCTACGGAGCCAGCAGCATGGAACGCCTGCCGGTCGAACCGGCGATGACGGACCGCGTGCGCGAGTTCGCGTCACTTCGCTTCGGAAAACCGTAG
- a CDS encoding DUF1559 domain-containing protein — MKSELVRNRKRPAFTLIELLVVIAIIAILIALLLPAVQQAREAARRTQCKNNLKQLGLAHHNYHDVYKSFAPNINIIWDGPPWDISKRVWGGSQASHLVNLLPYIEQAPLYQSINFNNAATVKPWAQMINGKLLNETVIAAYQCPSESRGSMYSGGADLPSRAMTNYAGCTGSTAQAGRGLCNMVSIVGDGGPLFDPDNDGEDWFGRLTIGQYFRTDTPHPNNISGVIPRSSWAANIRDITDGTSNTIMMGEVRGACSDALGYWAPGVGGGWADSESLWFSTTAPINFPTCPGENGNPTLAAGGGTGCRSHLAWNTAMGFKSLHVGGAQFAMCDGSVRFISQNIDHTLYQQLGDRWDGYPVGEF, encoded by the coding sequence ATGAAGTCTGAATTGGTTCGTAACCGCAAGCGACCGGCATTTACGCTGATCGAACTTCTTGTGGTCATTGCAATTATTGCGATCCTGATTGCCCTGCTGCTGCCGGCGGTACAGCAGGCACGTGAAGCTGCTCGCCGCACGCAGTGCAAGAACAATCTGAAGCAGCTGGGCCTGGCTCACCACAACTATCACGACGTGTACAAGAGCTTCGCGCCGAACATCAACATCATCTGGGACGGCCCTCCGTGGGACATTTCCAAACGCGTCTGGGGCGGAAGCCAGGCCAGTCATCTGGTCAACCTGCTGCCCTACATCGAGCAGGCTCCCCTGTACCAGAGCATCAACTTCAACAACGCCGCCACGGTCAAACCGTGGGCTCAGATGATTAACGGAAAGCTGCTGAATGAAACTGTGATCGCCGCATACCAGTGCCCAAGTGAGTCCCGCGGGTCGATGTATTCCGGTGGTGCTGACCTTCCCTCGCGGGCGATGACGAACTACGCCGGCTGCACGGGTTCAACGGCACAGGCTGGCCGCGGTCTCTGCAACATGGTGTCAATCGTTGGTGACGGCGGTCCTCTGTTCGACCCGGACAACGACGGCGAAGACTGGTTCGGACGCCTGACAATCGGTCAGTACTTCCGAACTGACACTCCTCACCCGAACAACATCTCGGGCGTCATTCCCCGAAGTTCGTGGGCGGCAAACATCCGTGACATCACGGACGGTACGTCAAACACGATCATGATGGGTGAAGTTCGCGGCGCCTGCTCAGATGCTCTGGGCTACTGGGCTCCTGGCGTCGGCGGTGGCTGGGCCGACTCAGAATCGCTGTGGTTCTCGACGACGGCACCGATTAACTTCCCGACCTGCCCCGGTGAGAACGGTAATCCGACTCTCGCCGCCGGTGGTGGCACAGGCTGCCGGTCTCACCTGGCATGGAATACCGCCATGGGATTCAAGTCACTGCACGTTGGTGGAGCACAGTTTGCAATGTGTGACGGCAGTGTTCGGTTCATCAGTCAGAACATTGACCACACTCTGTACCAGCAGCTTGGAGATCGCTGGGACGGATATCCGGTCGGTGAATTCTAA